Within Eggerthella timonensis, the genomic segment AGCTCAAGCGACTGCGACATGGACATCTTGTCGGCCTTGAGGCAGATGTCGAACGGCATGTAGCTGACCATGTCCACGTACTGCGTCTGCGTGATGATGTCGAGGTCCTGCTTGGCCGCCTCGTCGAAGTGCGGCTTGCACCACTCCCACGGCTTGCAGGGACCGTCGTAGTCCTTCAGCACGTTGGGAATCTCGTCCCACATGTAGTTCATGCTCGCGCGCTGATAGCTCTTCTCGGGGCCGCCCGAACCGCGCATCGCGAAGCGGCGCCCGTGGAAGGAGGGGAGCTTCTCGGCCACGGCGCCCGCGGCGGCGCGCAGAGGACGCGGCACCTTGAAGTACTTGTCGAACTCGAACTGGTCGTGGTAGATCCAGTAGCCGCCGAACAGCTCGTCGGCGCCCTCGCCCGACTGCACCACCTTCACCTGCTCGCGCGCCAGCTTGCTGACGAAGAACAGCGGGATGGCGCTCGGCGCGCCGAGCGGCTCGTCCATGTGATACTGCTCGGTGGGCACGATGTCGAGGAACTCCTGCGCGTCGACCTTCACCTGCCAGTTCGGCAGCTGCGCCCATTCGGCGAACGCCGTGGCGTCGTCCAACTCGTTCAGCTTGATGTCGAAGTCGGGCAGCGCATCGATCTCGGCCAGCTTGTCCTCGCAGCCGATGTCGTAGCCCACCGAGAACGTCTTGATGTCGGGAGCGTGCTGCCCCATGCAGTACGCGGCCAGCGAGCTGTCGATGCCGCCCGACAGGAAGCTGCCGATCTCCACGTCGGCGATCTCGTGCGCCGCCACCGATTCGTCGAACACGCGGTTGATCTCGTCGGCCCACTCGTCGAGCCCCTTGGACTCGTCGATCTTGTACGTGATGCGGTAGAAGCACTCGACGTTCAGCTCGCCGTTCTCGAACACCATGAAATGGCCGGGCAGCAGCTTGTGGACGTCCTTGAACATGGTCTGCGAGTCGTTCATGTACTCGAAGCACAGGTACTGCGGCAGCATCTCGCGGTTGAGCTCTTTGCGGAACGCCGGATGCGCCAGAAACGCCTTGATCTCGCTGCCGTAGATGAGGCGGTTGCCGTCGTGCTGGTAGTAGAACGGCTTGATGCCGAACAGGTCGCGCGCGCACACGAGGCGCTTCTTCGGCGCGTCCCAGATGGCGATGGCGAACATGCCGCGCAGCTTCTCGAACACGTCCGTGCCCCACGCCTCGTAGCCGTGGACGATGGTCTCGGTGTCGCCGTTCGTGACGAAGGCGTAGCCGAGCGCCTCGAGCTCGGCGCGCAGCTCCTGGAAGTTGTATATCTCGCCGTTAAACGTGACGGTTACGGTGCCGTCGGCGTTCTGCATGGGCTGGCGGGAGCCTTCGAGGTCGATGATGGACAGGCGGCGAAATCCCATCGCGATGTCGTCGTCCACGAAGAAGCCCTCGTCATCGGGCCCGCGGTGGGCGATGCGATCGGCCATGTCCTTGACAACCGCCTTGTTCGTTTCCCGGTCGAAATCGACCGCGGTGAATCCCACGAATCCGCACATGTGGTTGGTTCTCCTGTTCACGTGATGATGCTGTGAACCTCACATGATACGGCAACGAGCCTGCAACTGGGTGGTTTTCACGAAACGCGCGCGAGGCGCGAGGCGCTCAGATCCGGCGGTATACGCGAGCCTTCGTAGCCCCTTCGGCTTCGACCAGGCCGTCGTCCACCAGCTCGCGCAGCAACCTCGCCGCCTTCGTCGCTGAAAAGCCCGTCGCTGCGGCCACTTCGCGCTTCGTCATCCATGCGCGCCCCGACAACGTCATGAGCACCGACTCGCCGTCGGCGCCCGGCTTGCCGGCTTCGTTTCCGACCCCTTCTGCGGATGGCGAAAGACGAACCCCTGCATTGGGCAGGATCACGCGAACCGCGCCGTCGAGAAAGTCGATCTCCGGCTCCAACCCCGTTCCCCCATACGCATCCCGCATCTTCATCAGACCCGTCCCATACGCCTCCACCCAACGCAATCGGTAGAAAAGCGCCGCAAGCCGCGGGTTGCGCGCCACCGATATGCCAGCGAGCGCAGCCATCGTGGTAGCGCCGTCGGGCAAACCGCCGGGCGATACGATCTCGCATCGATCGTCGAACAGGTTGATCCCGATGTCGGCCCGTATGCGATAGTCGCGATGCACCACCGCATTCACCAGAGCTTCCCTTAAAGCCTCGGGCGGATAATCGCGCCACTCGACGCGCTCGGGTCGGGCGCCCACTTCAGCGTGCACGTTGTTCAGCATATCGAGCATCTCGAGAGCGTCCACCACTTGTCGCACGACCGAGCCGTCCAGATCCCGCCGCGTCTGAAACACCATTTTAGCGTTGCCGGTAAAACGGGCGATCTTGATGCCGCGCGCGCACTGATCGGACAGCACGTATCCCAGGTTCGAAAACAAGCCGTCCCCGTTCGCAACGCCCAGCGTCTGCCGTTGCGCGTCTCCGAACGCGATGCCGCGCTCGGAGAGGATGGACGACGATTCGTCGAACGTCAGCTCCTGGTCGAGCGAACGGCCCTCCTCGAACGAGTCGCCTGCTTCCTCGCGCAGCAACCGCTTTATGCCGTCGAACGTCAACGGCTGCGAGCTGGTCCCTTGCCTCACGTACACGCCCTCCGGCCGCAATCCCTTCCCTGCGATGCAATACGGCCGGTCGGGTCCGCGATGGACCGTGACCACCACCAGCTGGACGTCGTCGAACCGTTCCACGTGAGCCTCGGCGAACATGCTGAGGTCGGGAACCACGGCGTCGTGGATCATGTTGTTCACGGCATCGGCGACCCCGCGAGGATCTTCCACCCCGATCACGGTGCCGTCATCCTCGACACCGAGGTAAACCGTACCGCCATCGGTATTGGCGAACGCGACGATCTCCTTCTTCAAGGAGGGCATGAAAGTCCGCTTGAGCTCCACCGTCGATGTTTCCACAAAGGTCATGGCACTTCCTCTATTCAACGATTATTCTCGTTATTTTACTATTTTAGCATTTATTTTAACATTGATATTAAAATCGATGGTAAAAATCGGGATCGATGGAATCCAGAAACGGGCCGAAGATGGCGAAGAAATCATGCAGCGACCTGCAAGTGCTCCCTAGTGTGGGATAATGCAGCGCAGACCCCCACACGAAGGAGATTTTGCCGAACATGACCGCACCAACCGCCCGCATCGCCTCTTCCGCCGACGTCGCCCGCCGCTTACAACCGGTCGTCGTGGGCGGCGACATCCTGGCCTACAGCTACGTGCGCGAGCTGCACCGCGCCTATGGCATCGAGCGCACCATCGTGCTGGCCACGCAGGATATCAAGATGCTGTCGTCGAGCCGCTTCACCGACTACCGTCTGGAACCGCTCATCCACGACCCGGAAGGCCTCTACGACGCGCTCGAGCGCGTGGCCGCCCAGGTTCGCGCCGACGACCCCGACCGCGTGCTGCTGGTGCTCGGCTGCGACGATTGCCATGCGCGCATGCTCTCATCGGGAAAGCTTCGCCTCGAGGCCGCCGGCTACACGGTCCCCTACATCGACTTCGACCTGCTCGACGACATCACGCAGAAGCGCCGCTTCTACGAGCTGTGCGAGCAGCTGGACATCCCCTTCCCGCGCACGTGGTACTTCGATTGCGGCCCGGACGGCCCGGAAGAGCTGCCGGTCGAGGACTTCCCCTACCCGCTCATCGCGAAGCCGTCGAACTCCGCGCAGTTCCAGGACGCCACCATCGCCCGCAAGCGCAAGATCTACGAGATCGATAGCGCCGAGGAGCTGGCGCAGGTGTGGCGCGACATCCGCGCGTCGGACTACGACAACGAGCTGGTGCTGCAGGACTTCGTCCCCGGCGGCGACGACGCCATCCGCACGCTCACGACGTTCTCGGACGCCTCGGGCGACGTGCGCGTGGTGTCGGGCGGCGTGGTGTGCCTGCAGGACCACGACCCCACCGCGCTGGGCAACCCGCTATGCATCATGGGAGAGCGCGAGGAGGAGATCATCGCCTGCGCCAAGCGCTTCCTCAAAGAGGTGGGCTACCGCGGCTTCGCGAACTTCGACATCAAGCTCGACGAGCGCGACGGGGCGTTCCGCTTCTTCGAGGTGAACACGCGCTGCGGCCGCAACACGTACTACCTGAGCCTGGGCGGCGTGAACTTCGTCGAGCTCATCGTGCGCGAGTTCTTGCTGGGCGAGGCCATCGACTACCGCGAGGCGTACGACCCGTTCGTCTACAGCTGCGTGCCGCGCTACGTGCTCGATCGCAGCATGGAGAACCGCGCCCGCCTGCAGCAGGCCCTCGAGACGCTGCGCCGCACGCCCGAGCCCTATCCGCTGCACTACGCGCCTGACTCGCTCGTCCACAACTTCTGGGCGAAGGCCATGCATGTGAACCAGATCCCCAAGTTCAAGCGCTTCTATTGGGACACCGACGGCAAGCAGCTGAAGTAAATGTCCCCAAAATGTCTCCAAAGGGGACAGGCACCTTTGGGGACATTGCAGGAAGAAGGGGCAAGGATGAAACGCTCGGGATTGATCGCGATGATCGTGCTCACGGTGCTCCCGCTCGTCACGACCGGGCTCGCCGTCCTGTTCGTGCTGCCCGACACGATCCCGCTCCATGCAGGTGCAGGCGGCGTCGACCGCATCGGCTCGAAGCTCGACGCGTTCGGGATAACCCCGTTCCTGGTGGGCTTCGGCGCACTGGCCACGATCGCCTACGCATACATGGATCGGCTGGCCGCGAGATACGGCAGCGACGCGCACAGCGGGCGCGTGCTGCTCCTGTTCGCCCTCGCCCTCATGAACGTTTGGCAGCTTATCTTCCTCGTCTGGATGACGTTCGGCGCGACATGAGAAGGAGCCCGCAGATGCGGGCTCCTTCTTGGTTTTTTACGACGCTTGGCCCAACGCCTCGGTCACGGCGGCGAAGAACGCCTTGCTCGTCGTCGTGGCGCCGCTCACGGCATCGACGTCCACCGACTGCGCATCGAGCACCGTCTGCGGCAGGCTCTCGAGCGCCTTGCCGCCGATGTCGGGTGTCTCGCTCTGCTCAAGCACCTCGATGGCGGACATCTTATCGCCGTCCATCGTCACCTTGACCACGACGTCGCCGCCGATCCCCTGCCCCTTGCCAACGTACTCGTTCTCGGAGGTATCGTAGGACTTCTCCTCGGCCATGTCGGTCTCCTTGCCCGGCAGGTACGTCGGGGACGATTCCACCGCAGCGACGGCGTACGTCGGCAGAGGATCCTTCTTCGCAGCCGCGTTCGCCCCGGCCACCTTACCGAAGATCATGCACTCGGCCATGTTGCCGCCGCCTTGGTACATGTTCGAGGCGATTCCGCCGAACTCGCCGGCCGCGTACAGGTGCGGGATGGGCCGGCCGTCGCGGTCGAGCACCTCGGCTTTTCCGTTGCGCCGTGGGCCGCCCTGGGTGTTGAGGATATCGGGCATCACCTCGATCGCGTAGAAGGGGCCGTCGCCGAACGCGCGCATCGTCCCGGCAACGCGTCTGAACATCGGATCGTGGCCTTCGGACGCCGCCTTGCCGAAGTCGGCGACGGTCTGCTCGAGGGAGGCGGGATCGGCATCCATGAGCCCTGCCAGCTCGGCGATGCTCCCAGCCGACAGCGCTTTCGCCAGCCGCTCCTCCTCGATGCGACCGCTTGCGGCAAGAACATCGTAGTGCGCCTGATCGAAAACGAGGAAGCTCCGCGAAGGATGCTTCGGCATCTTCCAAGCGCCGTTGGCGTAATGCTTGCCGTGCCGCGCGAGTTCGTCCTCGCGGAGGTACCGTTCGCCCGAAGCGCCCACGAGAATCAAACTACCGTGGTAGATTTTCGCAGGAAGGGGCAGGATCGTGCCGCGCTCCCCCTCTTCGGCAAGAAAGCACATGCCGCCGAACAGCATCATGGCCTCGTAGGAGTTCATGTGCCACAGGTCCGCGCCGACTTCCTGCACCAAATGGATGCCGTCGCCCGTGTTGTACAACGTGCCCAACGGGGCGCAATGCGACAATCCCAGATAGTCTTTGATCATCTCGGGGTTGTTCTCGAACCCGCCGCACGTGAGCACCACGCCGTTGCTCGCGCGGATCAGCCGCTTCTCTCCCCCACGCTGGACTTCGACGCCCACGACGGTCCTCGACTGAGGATCCTGCACCAAGCGAGAAACGGGAGACTCGAACCACACGTCGATCTTGTCTTTCAAGGCCGCGACGCCATCGCGTTGCACTTGCCACATATAACCGTCCGAGTTGCCCTCGTGCAGCGCGGTCATGGAAATCTTGTCCGAACCGGGAAGCTCGGGATACTCCGGCGACATGAAGGCGAATGCGGGACTCAGCTGATCCACGTTGCGGAAGTCTTCGACGTTCAGACCGTACCAGGACGCGTATTCGTCCTTGAGGCCGGCGAGGCCCTTGACGAACGTGTCCGTCACGTCGTCGGGCACCGGCAAGGTCCCGCACAGGGCCGTGAAGTAATCGCGCGCCGCCTGCTCGTCGCCGTTGCTGTGCATGAACGTCTGACCGCAATAACGCGAATTGCCGCCTTCGTGACCGAGTGGAGCCTTGTCGAGCAGCAGCACGGACGCGCCCGCCTCCGCCGCCGACTTCGCCGCAACCGCGCCGGCGGAGCCGAAGCCCACGACCACCACGTCGTATTGGCCGTCCCAAGCAACCGTCTGGGCGAAATCGTACTCGCCTTCCTCGGCGGATGCCTGCGGCGCGCATGCGGCAAGCGCTCCCGCCCCCATCATGCCCGCACCGGCAACCGCGAGCCCTTTCAAGAAATTGCGCCTTCCGAACGCCTTGCCTATGACTTCTTCCATCATGTCCCTTCCTCCCAAGCCGAATACGTCCGCTCCACGCAGCCTGCATCGAACGGATGCGCCGACGAGTTCGCCGACGACCGCACCCTAAGCCGGAAACGGCAGGTTGAGAATCGGGACGGCGTACTGAACTTCGTTTTCCCCGATAGGAGCATACGTCCTCATGCCTGAGGCATGAGGACGAGCATGAGGTCGCTATGATATGATGGCCGCACATGAGACGAGGAAACGGGGATGCTGGTGAACCGAGGGGGCCAAACGCTTTGCATAGCGCTGGGAGGCGGTCTGTACTGGGCTGCGTCGATCCTATTTCTCACCGTATGGCGACCCTCGCTCGCGACGGCCGGCGGTGCCGACTCCACGACTCAGGCGCTGCTCTGGTTCCTCATCTCGGCCGCCATCGGCGCGACGCTCGCGTTCCACAAGCAGCTCATGCGCCCGCGGTTCCAATGCGGCCTCGGACTGGCTGCTGCGGCCGCAACGGCAGCCTACATCGCATTGCCGCCCCTCGGGCTGCCCGACGGCATTGGCGCTGCGGTGGCGCTCCTCGCGAACGCGCTGCACCACGCCCTGCTCATCGTGTTCTGGGGAATCGTGTACACGTCGCTCGGAAAGCACGAGGCCGAGCGGGCAACGGCCCTCAGCGCGCTGGTCGCGCTTGCCGCGTATTTCCTATGCCTCCTCATCCCCGTCGGATCGCTCGGCGCACCCATCGCCGCCGCGCTGAGGGCGGTCGGCGTCGTGCCCTTCCTCATCGGCGCCGCACGCATCCCGACGCTCGAACGCGCCGCCTCCCCTGACAGCCTCGGACTGCTCGTGCCGTTCTATCTCAGCCGCGCGTTCCTCGGGCTTTGCATGGCACCGTTGTTTTTCCTCGCGGCCGCGGCAACCGATGCGATTCCCCCCTCAGCCCCGCTCTGCATAGCAGGGCTGCTCGGATCCGCCGCGGCGTTCGGCGCGATGCTTCTGAGGAAGCGAGCCGACCTCTCGATCCTCCGCGTCGCCCCGCTCGTTCTCCTGGGAGCCGTGTCCCTGCCCTACGTTTTCCCGCTCGGCAGCCTCGGCGCCGCGCTTCCCTTGATAGCCGCATCGATCGCCTGGATCTCGTGGATCGCCCTTTCGGCCGCGCAGCTCTCAGACATCAAGGAGCGCATCGGGCTCGACGAAGCTTTTCTCGCTATCTCGGAGAAAGCCGTCGTGATCACAGCGATCTTCCTGGGGTTCGCCCTCTGCTCGCTCGCCTCCGCGCAGGCACACGCCTTCCCCGTCTCCGACCTTTCAGCATCGCTCGCCTCGCTGCCGCTTTACGCGTGCCTCATCGTCTGCTGCTACCAATTCGCGCAGCTTATCGAGCGCAAGCAGCGCCAACGGCTCGTCAAGAAGGGCTTCATGCGCTCGGAGGATCAAGTTCGCATGGTGCATGACGCGCTGGCGAAGCGCTACGGGTTGACCGAACGTGAGAAGGACGTGTTCGTGCTCATGGCGGCGGGGCACACGCGCCCACGCATTCGCGAGCAGCTCTGCATATCGGACGGCACGGTCAAAACCCACGCCTACCATCTGTACGAGAAAATGGGCGTCCATTCGCGCGAAGAGCTCTACGCCCTCGTTGAGCGCGAGCGCGCCAAGCTGGCCGACGACGAGCATATCGGCCTCGACGACCTCGCATAATGTCCCAAATGGGGACTGTCCCCTTTTGGGACATCACACCGGGCGCTTGTGGCCTTCCTCGCAGGTGAGCACCACCGGGCCGTCCTCGGTGATGGCCACCGTCTTCTCGAAGTGCGCGGACGGCAGGCCGTCGCGCGTGCACACGAGCCATCCGTCGGACATCTGGCGCGTCTTGTGCGTGCCCAGGTTGATCATCGGCTCGATGGCCAGGACCATGCCCGCCTCCAGCTTCACGCCGGTGTGCTTGCGACCGAAGTTCGGCACGTTGGGATCCTCGTGCATGTCGCGGCCGATGCCGTGCCCCACGTACTCGCGCACTACGCCGTAGCCGGCGTCTTCGGCGATGCTCTGCACGGCATGGCCGATGTCGCCCAGGCGATTGCCCGGTCGCGCGGCGTCGAGGCCGGCCCACATGCACTGCTCGGTCACCTCGAGCAGGCGCTTCTTCTCGGGCGAGATCTTCCCCACCGCGTACGTCCAGGCGTTGTCGCCCACCCACCCGTCGACGATGGCGCCGGTATCGATAGAGATGATGTCGCCCTCTTTGAGCACCACGCCGCGCGAGGGGATGCCGTGGACGATCTGCTCGTTCACCGATGCGCAAATGGATCCCGGGAACCCGCCGTAGCCTTTGAAGGCGGGGATGCCGCCCTCCGCGCGGATGAGCGCTTCGGCCAGCTCGTCAAGCTCGAGCGTGGACACGCCGGGCCGCACCTGCGCTCCCACTTCGCGCAGCACCTTGGCCGACACGCGGCCCGCTTCCTTCATGGCCTCGATCTCGGCCGGAGATTTTCTGATGATCATTGCTCGCTCGCACTTTCTCGTACGCGTTCGTTTGCCGTCGCCCAGTATAGCACTGCCCCTTCGCATTGCTAACGAGCTAACGACACGGCGGAAACGCCTCCCGACGTCCGGCACGCGCCTCTGCCTACCCGGCTAGCATTGAAAGCGACCGTACGCGCCGAAGACGAGAAATCACGGCGGATCGACCCGCCGACGGCGCCCCGACCCCAGCAAAAAGGAGGCTCTATGAACCCGTTTGAGCAGAAACCGAAGAAGTCGTTGATGGACATGATCCCGAACTGGAAGGAGCTGGCCGTCAAGCCGTACGACAAGCTCGAAGCCGACCCCTACACCAAGGCGCGCATCATCCTCATGAACGGCATCGAGGTTGAGGCGGCGATGTTCGGCCACAACTTCAACCGCCACTGCGAGAACAATGACCTGCGACGCGACCTGGCCCTGTGCCGCCGCATGGAGCAGGAGCAGCAGAAGCGCATCAACTGGATGAGTCCGTCGAACGAGTCCACGCTCGAACTGACCATCGGCTACGAGCAGCTCGCCGTCGATCTGACCGCCTGGCTGGCCATGCACGAACCCGACGAGTACGCCAAGTCCTGCATGGACTTCGCGCTCCTTGAAGACTTCGACCACCTGTACCGCTACGCCGACCAGCTCAAATTCGACGAGGACATCCCCGCGCACAAGCTCGTGCGAGACACGATCGAGATCACCCCGGGCCGCCCGACCATAGCGCATCATCGCCACCCGTTCGACTCCGTGCGCATGCCGCGCAACTCCAAGACCGGCGACATCCGCACCACGCTCGGCGCGCTCATCCTCACCGCAGGCGAGCAGCAGACGATGAACTTCTACATGAACCTGGGCAACACCGTGCCCGAGGGCCCTGGCCGCGACCTCTACCAGGAGATCGGCATGGTCGAGGAACAGCACGTGACGCACTACGGCTCGCTCATCGACCCGTCCATGAGCTGGCTCGAGATGCTGCTGTGGCACGAGTACCAGGAATGCTACCTGTACTACTCGTTCTACGAGACCGAAGTCGACGCCCGCGTCAAGAAGATGTGGGAGATGCACTTCGAGCAGGAATGCATGCACCTTGCCATGGCCTGCGATTTGCTGCAGAAGTACGAGGGCACCGAGTGGCAGCAGATCATCTCCGACGGCGAGTTCCCCGAGCTTCTGGACTTCCATCCCACGAAGGACTACGTCCGCCAGGTTCTGGCCGAGCAGGTCACCCTCACCGCGCAGGACGAGAGCTTCGTCGACGTCGACGACGTGCCGAGCGACTTCCGCTTCTTCACGTGGAACAGCACGGTCAACGGCCGCGTCCAGGACGTTCCCAGCCACAAGTCCGTCCGCCAGCTCATCGAGAAGGACGGCGAGGACTACCGCATCGAGGATGCCGAGAGCCCCATCCCCGAGCTGCGCAACCGCAAGAAGGACAACACCGTGCTCGGCCGCGTGCAGGGCGAGGGCAAGAAGGCCCACGAGGTCGAGAAGCAAGCAAAGGAGGAGCGCGAAGCGGTGCTGGCCTAAGCGCCTCGCCCTCGCGCCTCATGTCGCCCCTCAACGAGAAGCGCCCGCGGAATGATTCCGCGGGCGCTTCCCTTTATTCATCGTCGGACGGTTCCTCCCCGCCGGCGGGCTTCGGCTCCTTGAGACGGCCCGCCTCCTTGAGCGCGCGGCGCAGGATGAACTCGACCTGGGCGTTCACGCTGCGCAGATCGTCGGCCGCCCACCGTTCGATGCCGGCCCACACGTCCGCGTCGATGCGCAGGGGATATTGTTTTCGTTTCGCCATGGCTTGCCACCGCACCTCGGCCCGGCGCGCTGCGCCGAGCCGAGGCGTTCCTTCCTATTGGTACAGCGTACCCGTGTTCAGCACGGGCTGTGCATCGGATTCGCCGCAGAGCACCACCATGAGGTTCGACACCATGGCGGCCTTGCGCTCGTCGTCCAAGTCCACCACGTTCTTCGCCGACAGCTCGGCCAGCGCCATGTCCACCATGCTCACCGCGCCCTGCACGATCTTCTCGCGCGCGGCGATAACGGCTTCGGCCTGCTGGCGGCGCAGCATCGCCTGGGCGATCTCCGGCGCGTAGGCCAGGTGCGTGAGGCGCGCGTCGTCGATGATGACGCCGGCCTTCTCGAGGCGCACGGCCAGCTCCTCCTTGAGCGCCTCGGACACCTCTTCGATGTTGCTGCGCAGCGTGATCTCGCCCTCGGGCTCGCCGGGCATCTGGTCGTAGGCGTACGTCGTGGCCACGTGGCGCAGCGCCGTCTCGCTCTGCGTGTGGACGTAGGTGTTGTAGTCGTCCACATCAAACAGCGCCTTGGCCGTGTTCTCGATGCGCCACACGATGACGTCGGCGATCTCGATGGGGTTGCCGCACTTGTCGTTCACCTTGAGGTGCTCGCCGTTGTACGTGCGGGCGCGCAGCGATATCTTCGTGGACTTCCCCACGGGCTTGCCCGTTTGCGGGTCCACGGTTGAGCCGGCGTTGCGGGAGTAGAACGGGTTCGCCCAGTGGAAGCCCTCGTCGCGCACGGTGCCCTTGTAGTCGCCGAACAGGATGAGCACGCGCGCCTGGTTCGGCTGGATGGTGAAGAAGCCCATCAGGAGCAGAACCGGCACGATGCACACGGCGACGATGCCGATCGCCAGCAACGCGACGCCGAGAGCCTGCGTCCCCGTCGTGACGGGCGCTTCATCGGGCGGCAGCATCGTGGCGCCCGCCACGATCAGCGCGACGCACACGGCGGTGACGACGAGCATGAGCGCCAGCATAGGCCAGCCGCTCCTCGCATGGACGGTCTTCTCGACGGACATGATGTTCCCTTTCTCTCAACCCCTGCTGATACGAATATGATATCACATTGAGATCGGAATAGGAAGCGTCCAGATCGCGCGCCGTCCTGCCGAGGGCACCGGCGCAAGGCAGCCCTGCACCGCCGCCTGCAGCGGTGCAGGACGCGCCCCGCGCTTCGTACCTCTAGAGCGCCGCCGGCCGCGCCAGCGCAGGTCGCGCCCCGCGCCGCCGCAGGCACCAGCACAGAGCACCCCCCCCCTGCCGCAGCGCCAACACGGAGCACCTCCCTCCTACGCCCCCGCCACTGTGCAAGGCCGAAGGGCCCCGGATGTTTCACGTGAAACATTTGTTCGGATATTTCATTCGCCGCATGACC encodes:
- the asnB gene encoding asparagine synthase (glutamine-hydrolyzing), with product MCGFVGFTAVDFDRETNKAVVKDMADRIAHRGPDDEGFFVDDDIAMGFRRLSIIDLEGSRQPMQNADGTVTVTFNGEIYNFQELRAELEALGYAFVTNGDTETIVHGYEAWGTDVFEKLRGMFAIAIWDAPKKRLVCARDLFGIKPFYYQHDGNRLIYGSEIKAFLAHPAFRKELNREMLPQYLCFEYMNDSQTMFKDVHKLLPGHFMVFENGELNVECFYRITYKIDESKGLDEWADEINRVFDESVAAHEIADVEIGSFLSGGIDSSLAAYCMGQHAPDIKTFSVGYDIGCEDKLAEIDALPDFDIKLNELDDATAFAEWAQLPNWQVKVDAQEFLDIVPTEQYHMDEPLGAPSAIPLFFVSKLAREQVKVVQSGEGADELFGGYWIYHDQFEFDKYFKVPRPLRAAAGAVAEKLPSFHGRRFAMRGSGGPEKSYQRASMNYMWDEIPNVLKDYDGPCKPWEWCKPHFDEAAKQDLDIITQTQYVDMVSYMPFDICLKADKMSMSQSLELRVPFLDKKVLDVALQLPTACRVDDDHAKYALRVAASKLGFQKKVANMPKQPFITPLTVWLQTDLYYNRIKEAFTSEAAHEFFNVDYLVQMLDDHKSADFSTVEGRGKLKMMRIWNIYCFLCWYEVFFGKSSEQLRPKTKVA
- a CDS encoding RNA-binding domain-containing protein → MPSLKKEIVAFANTDGGTVYLGVEDDGTVIGVEDPRGVADAVNNMIHDAVVPDLSMFAEAHVERFDDVQLVVVTVHRGPDRPYCIAGKGLRPEGVYVRQGTSSQPLTFDGIKRLLREEAGDSFEEGRSLDQELTFDESSSILSERGIAFGDAQRQTLGVANGDGLFSNLGYVLSDQCARGIKIARFTGNAKMVFQTRRDLDGSVVRQVVDALEMLDMLNNVHAEVGARPERVEWRDYPPEALREALVNAVVHRDYRIRADIGINLFDDRCEIVSPGGLPDGATTMAALAGISVARNPRLAALFYRLRWVEAYGTGLMKMRDAYGGTGLEPEIDFLDGAVRVILPNAGVRLSPSAEGVGNEAGKPGADGESVLMTLSGRAWMTKREVAAATGFSATKAARLLRELVDDGLVEAEGATKARVYRRI
- the map gene encoding type I methionyl aminopeptidase, which gives rise to MIIRKSPAEIEAMKEAGRVSAKVLREVGAQVRPGVSTLELDELAEALIRAEGGIPAFKGYGGFPGSICASVNEQIVHGIPSRGVVLKEGDIISIDTGAIVDGWVGDNAWTYAVGKISPEKKRLLEVTEQCMWAGLDAARPGNRLGDIGHAVQSIAEDAGYGVVREYVGHGIGRDMHEDPNVPNFGRKHTGVKLEAGMVLAIEPMINLGTHKTRQMSDGWLVCTRDGLPSAHFEKTVAITEDGPVVLTCEEGHKRPV
- a CDS encoding helix-turn-helix transcriptional regulator; translation: MLVNRGGQTLCIALGGGLYWAASILFLTVWRPSLATAGGADSTTQALLWFLISAAIGATLAFHKQLMRPRFQCGLGLAAAAATAAYIALPPLGLPDGIGAAVALLANALHHALLIVFWGIVYTSLGKHEAERATALSALVALAAYFLCLLIPVGSLGAPIAAALRAVGVVPFLIGAARIPTLERAASPDSLGLLVPFYLSRAFLGLCMAPLFFLAAAATDAIPPSAPLCIAGLLGSAAAFGAMLLRKRADLSILRVAPLVLLGAVSLPYVFPLGSLGAALPLIAASIAWISWIALSAAQLSDIKERIGLDEAFLAISEKAVVITAIFLGFALCSLASAQAHAFPVSDLSASLASLPLYACLIVCCYQFAQLIERKQRQRLVKKGFMRSEDQVRMVHDALAKRYGLTEREKDVFVLMAAGHTRPRIREQLCISDGTVKTHAYHLYEKMGVHSREELYALVERERAKLADDEHIGLDDLA
- a CDS encoding DUF1648 domain-containing protein; translated protein: MKRSGLIAMIVLTVLPLVTTGLAVLFVLPDTIPLHAGAGGVDRIGSKLDAFGITPFLVGFGALATIAYAYMDRLAARYGSDAHSGRVLLLFALALMNVWQLIFLVWMTFGAT
- a CDS encoding carboxylate--amine ligase produces the protein MTAPTARIASSADVARRLQPVVVGGDILAYSYVRELHRAYGIERTIVLATQDIKMLSSSRFTDYRLEPLIHDPEGLYDALERVAAQVRADDPDRVLLVLGCDDCHARMLSSGKLRLEAAGYTVPYIDFDLLDDITQKRRFYELCEQLDIPFPRTWYFDCGPDGPEELPVEDFPYPLIAKPSNSAQFQDATIARKRKIYEIDSAEELAQVWRDIRASDYDNELVLQDFVPGGDDAIRTLTTFSDASGDVRVVSGGVVCLQDHDPTALGNPLCIMGEREEEIIACAKRFLKEVGYRGFANFDIKLDERDGAFRFFEVNTRCGRNTYYLSLGGVNFVELIVREFLLGEAIDYREAYDPFVYSCVPRYVLDRSMENRARLQQALETLRRTPEPYPLHYAPDSLVHNFWAKAMHVNQIPKFKRFYWDTDGKQLK
- a CDS encoding FAD-binding protein, with amino-acid sequence MMEEVIGKAFGRRNFLKGLAVAGAGMMGAGALAACAPQASAEEGEYDFAQTVAWDGQYDVVVVGFGSAGAVAAKSAAEAGASVLLLDKAPLGHEGGNSRYCGQTFMHSNGDEQAARDYFTALCGTLPVPDDVTDTFVKGLAGLKDEYASWYGLNVEDFRNVDQLSPAFAFMSPEYPELPGSDKISMTALHEGNSDGYMWQVQRDGVAALKDKIDVWFESPVSRLVQDPQSRTVVGVEVQRGGEKRLIRASNGVVLTCGGFENNPEMIKDYLGLSHCAPLGTLYNTGDGIHLVQEVGADLWHMNSYEAMMLFGGMCFLAEEGERGTILPLPAKIYHGSLILVGASGERYLREDELARHGKHYANGAWKMPKHPSRSFLVFDQAHYDVLAASGRIEEERLAKALSAGSIAELAGLMDADPASLEQTVADFGKAASEGHDPMFRRVAGTMRAFGDGPFYAIEVMPDILNTQGGPRRNGKAEVLDRDGRPIPHLYAAGEFGGIASNMYQGGGNMAECMIFGKVAGANAAAKKDPLPTYAVAAVESSPTYLPGKETDMAEEKSYDTSENEYVGKGQGIGGDVVVKVTMDGDKMSAIEVLEQSETPDIGGKALESLPQTVLDAQSVDVDAVSGATTTSKAFFAAVTEALGQAS